In a genomic window of Vicinamibacterales bacterium:
- a CDS encoding VOC family protein: MLRQIAPQFFSENLTATLAYYRDALGFECLGTWLDPPVYAIVARDGAPIHFRCAPPPAAQPDKYDDELLDAYLRVEDADALYAEFTARGVEFTRALGDMPWGAREFVVKDCDGRLLAFGASPA, translated from the coding sequence ATGCTCCGGCAGATCGCCCCGCAGTTCTTCTCCGAGAACCTGACGGCCACCCTCGCCTACTACCGGGACGCGCTCGGGTTCGAGTGCCTCGGCACGTGGCTGGATCCGCCCGTCTACGCCATCGTCGCCCGCGACGGCGCCCCGATCCACTTCCGGTGCGCCCCGCCGCCGGCGGCGCAGCCCGACAAGTACGACGACGAACTCCTCGACGCCTACCTGCGCGTGGAGGACGCCGACGCGCTGTACGCGGAGTTCACGGCGCGCGGCGTCGAGTTCACACGAGCGCTCGGCGACATGCCCTGGGGCGCGCGCGAGTTCGTCGTGAAGGACTGCGACGGCCGGCTCCTGGCCTTCGGCGCGAGTCCCGCGTAG
- a CDS encoding toll/interleukin-1 receptor domain-containing protein, which yields MAADVFDAFLSYHSGDADWVVRLQRALEARGVTVWLDRDQIRPGDRFVTVLEEALTRVRCVVVVLSPGSLRSNWVRDEYHRALALSNANPAALRLIAVLIGDVEPPGFLANRDWVDFRDPGRFAERLDELVFGITGRREGAAGGGAAADSYRSDPEPPAGDARVDEVVCLVRAIERTRGESQALRWYLRLAPLPGLGIAGIYVAMAPVSGPFTAGVLVAAPLVTGLVGWSATATGIARCRRKLEQYELLHDGLEACRARTIPGCSRLRENFWDMMQRQTRDAGGPGPA from the coding sequence GTGGCCGCGGATGTGTTCGACGCGTTTCTGAGCTACCACAGCGGCGATGCCGACTGGGTCGTGAGGCTGCAGCGCGCGCTGGAAGCGCGGGGCGTCACGGTGTGGCTGGATCGCGACCAGATCCGGCCCGGCGATCGCTTCGTCACGGTGCTCGAGGAGGCGCTGACGCGCGTCCGATGCGTCGTGGTCGTCCTCTCGCCGGGCTCGCTCCGTTCGAACTGGGTCCGGGACGAGTACCACCGCGCGCTCGCCCTGTCGAACGCCAACCCGGCGGCCCTGCGGCTCATCGCCGTGCTCATCGGCGACGTCGAACCACCGGGCTTCCTGGCCAACCGCGACTGGGTCGACTTCCGCGATCCGGGCCGGTTTGCCGAGCGGCTCGACGAGCTCGTCTTCGGCATCACGGGGCGCCGCGAAGGCGCCGCCGGCGGTGGTGCGGCGGCGGACTCCTATCGCAGTGATCCGGAGCCCCCCGCTGGCGATGCGCGCGTGGACGAAGTCGTGTGCCTCGTGCGCGCGATCGAGCGCACGCGCGGCGAGTCGCAGGCCTTGCGATGGTACTTGCGGCTGGCGCCCCTCCCGGGCCTGGGCATCGCCGGGATCTACGTCGCGATGGCGCCGGTCTCCGGCCCGTTCACGGCCGGCGTGCTGGTGGCCGCGCCGCTCGTCACGGGCCTGGTGGGCTGGAGCGCCACGGCCACCGGTATCGCGCGCTGCCGGCGCAAGCTGGAGCAGTACGAGCTGCTGCACGACGGGCTGGAAGCGTGTCGCGCCCGCACCATCCCCGGGTGCAGCCGCCTCCGGGAGAACTTCTGGGACATGATGCAGCGCCAGACTCGCGACGCCGGCGGTCCCGGTCCGGCCTGA
- a CDS encoding GNAT family N-acetyltransferase, which yields MTVEPLRLATPDDLEPLADLWHEGWRDAHAAILPADLTALRTRDSFVPRLRAALADLWVAGPPGAPLGFCMLRGDELSQLFVARHVRGAGLAARLLAAAEDDLRRRGVLRPWLACAIGNDRAARFYEKHAWRRTGVVVVTLSTTAGPYALEVWRYEKDLADHAAGAERPAL from the coding sequence ATGACCGTCGAGCCCCTCCGCCTCGCCACTCCGGACGATCTCGAGCCCCTGGCCGATCTCTGGCACGAGGGCTGGCGCGACGCGCACGCAGCGATTCTGCCCGCCGATCTCACGGCGCTCCGGACGCGCGACAGCTTCGTGCCGAGGCTGAGGGCCGCGCTGGCCGATCTCTGGGTCGCCGGGCCGCCCGGCGCCCCGCTCGGGTTCTGCATGCTCCGCGGTGACGAGCTCTCGCAGCTGTTCGTGGCCCGCCACGTGCGCGGCGCCGGCCTGGCGGCCCGGCTCCTGGCCGCCGCGGAGGACGACCTCCGCCGCCGCGGGGTCCTCCGGCCGTGGCTCGCGTGCGCGATCGGCAACGACAGGGCGGCGCGCTTCTACGAGAAGCACGCGTGGCGGCGCACCGGCGTGGTCGTGGTGACCCTGTCCACCACGGCCGGTCCCTATGCGCTGGAGGTCTGGCGGTACGAGAAGGATCTGGCGGACCACGCGGCCGGGGCCGAGCGGCCTGCGCTATAG
- a CDS encoding aminotransferase class V-fold PLP-dependent enzyme translates to MTVSRRTMLTALPAMASLGPLGAGTSALQGAGDPLGVRADFPVAATSLFLNSAYIAPTPRPVMEVGRAFAEAKGTAPIVLGDMLARTEEVRAQYARLINASPDEIAFLSATSEGENVVANSLAPGRGDNVVLDELHYESEFVLYSELAKATGVELRIARAVGGAVTVKELEPLVNARTRIVSVAWVSHQNGYRHDMRPIADLAHAHGAFFYTDGIQGVGMFPVDVKAAGVDAMCIGTYKWVLGTYGVAPFYVRRDALPRLRVDRYGWRNAEREIGPTEFAIYQTAKKFDYATPAFGPIYQLGAGLSYLERVGVGRIEAHTVGLAHRLQRGLRTLGFDVVTPEGNRSSIVAFKVARPEADITRHLADTKTSVSVRENGRQIRVSPALFNTDGDIDRFLTVAEGLK, encoded by the coding sequence ATGACCGTCTCGCGCCGCACCATGCTGACCGCGCTTCCGGCCATGGCGAGCCTCGGTCCCCTGGGGGCGGGCACGTCCGCCCTGCAGGGGGCAGGCGATCCGCTGGGCGTGCGGGCCGACTTCCCCGTCGCTGCGACCTCCCTCTTCCTGAACTCCGCCTACATCGCGCCCACGCCCCGGCCGGTGATGGAGGTGGGCCGCGCCTTCGCCGAGGCCAAGGGCACGGCGCCGATCGTCCTGGGCGACATGCTGGCGCGCACCGAGGAGGTGCGCGCGCAGTATGCGCGGCTGATCAACGCGAGTCCCGACGAGATCGCGTTCCTGTCGGCCACGAGCGAAGGCGAGAACGTGGTCGCCAACTCGCTGGCGCCGGGACGCGGCGACAACGTCGTCCTCGACGAGCTCCACTACGAGTCCGAGTTCGTCCTCTACTCGGAGCTCGCGAAGGCCACGGGCGTCGAGCTCCGGATCGCCCGCGCCGTCGGCGGCGCAGTGACGGTGAAGGAACTGGAGCCGCTCGTGAACGCCCGCACCCGGATCGTCTCGGTGGCGTGGGTCTCGCACCAGAACGGCTACCGGCACGACATGCGGCCCATCGCGGATCTCGCCCACGCGCACGGCGCGTTCTTCTACACCGACGGCATCCAGGGCGTGGGCATGTTCCCGGTGGACGTGAAGGCGGCCGGCGTGGACGCCATGTGCATCGGCACCTACAAGTGGGTGCTCGGCACCTACGGCGTGGCGCCGTTCTACGTCCGGCGCGACGCCCTGCCGCGCCTGCGCGTGGACCGCTACGGGTGGCGCAACGCCGAGCGCGAGATCGGCCCCACCGAGTTCGCCATCTACCAGACGGCGAAGAAGTTCGACTACGCGACGCCCGCCTTCGGCCCCATCTACCAGCTCGGGGCGGGGCTGTCGTACCTCGAGCGCGTGGGCGTCGGGAGGATCGAGGCGCACACGGTCGGCCTCGCCCACCGGTTGCAGAGAGGTCTCCGGACGCTGGGCTTCGACGTGGTCACGCCTGAGGGCAACCGCTCGTCCATCGTGGCCTTCAAGGTCGCGCGGCCCGAGGCGGACATCACCCGGCACCTGGCCGACACGAAGACGTCGGTCAGCGTGCGGGAGAACGGCCGGCAGATCCGCGTGTCCCCGGCCCTCTTCAACACGGACGGCGACATCGATCGGTTCCTCACGGTGGCGGAAGGCTTGAAGTAG
- a CDS encoding creatininase family protein — translation MRYGKWSGVVMAAAMLAGGATAAAQTVSAGAAGGRTPNVEFEMMTWPEVKAAIAAGKTTALVYNGGTEQRGPQNVNGGHTLMGREQVRDIALKLGNAIAAPVLPFSPNRASAELPGTIGLTNEIFQALNEQVAEELIRTGFKNVVLMGDHGGGQEQLKAVAAKLDAKYSGQGIRVVFCDEVYSKANGDFDAYLKQNGYPLSSHAGIPDTSEMLYLGGEKGWVRKDLVKDALGDPLPPPGERPDRTKPRINNGISGDGRRSSAELGKKLFDMKTAYAVRQIKQLLGQSSSMQ, via the coding sequence ATGCGATACGGCAAGTGGAGCGGCGTGGTGATGGCGGCGGCGATGCTCGCGGGCGGGGCCACGGCGGCCGCGCAAACCGTGAGTGCGGGGGCGGCCGGCGGACGCACGCCCAATGTCGAGTTCGAGATGATGACGTGGCCGGAAGTGAAGGCCGCCATCGCCGCGGGCAAGACGACGGCCCTCGTCTACAACGGCGGCACCGAGCAGCGAGGCCCGCAGAACGTCAACGGCGGCCATACGCTGATGGGGCGCGAGCAGGTGCGCGACATCGCGCTGAAGCTCGGGAACGCCATCGCGGCTCCAGTCCTCCCCTTCTCGCCCAATCGGGCCAGCGCCGAGCTGCCGGGCACCATCGGTCTCACCAACGAGATCTTCCAGGCCCTCAACGAGCAGGTAGCCGAAGAGCTCATCAGGACGGGATTCAAGAACGTCGTCCTCATGGGCGATCACGGCGGCGGCCAGGAGCAGCTCAAGGCCGTGGCCGCGAAGCTGGACGCCAAGTACTCCGGGCAGGGCATCCGCGTGGTGTTCTGCGACGAGGTGTACTCGAAGGCCAACGGCGACTTCGACGCGTACCTCAAGCAGAACGGCTACCCGCTCAGCTCGCACGCCGGTATTCCCGACACCTCGGAGATGCTGTATCTCGGCGGCGAGAAGGGTTGGGTCCGCAAGGACCTGGTGAAGGACGCGCTCGGCGATCCCCTGCCGCCGCCCGGCGAGCGCCCCGACCGGACCAAGCCGCGCATCAACAACGGGATCAGCGGCGATGGCCGTCGGAGCTCCGCGGAGCTCGGCAAGAAGCTGTTCGACATGAAGACGGCGTACGCCGTCCGGCAGATCAAGCAGCTGCTGGGCCAGTCGTCGTCGATGCAGTAG
- a CDS encoding sulfatase-like hydrolase/transferase gives MPARVAGWGVALAACLSAACGGPTPAPGSAGPAGPARHLLLVTIDTLRADRVGAYGYARARTPVLDGLAAAGLRLDRAYAAAPVTLPSHASLLTGRYPPTHGARHNGIALAAGQPTLATRLKAAGFATGAFVAAFPLDHRFGLAAGFDSYGDRLPRRADGRPADERPGEQVVDEALAWRHGTGDARTFLWVHLFEPHAPYGDPRSGRAAADRYDDDVAEADRQVGRLLAGLGPDLSQTLIVAAADHGEAFGEHGEVGHSLFVYDTTLRVPLVLRGPGVGRAVDTHAVSLVDVLPTVLGLLGVPPPSPGDIDGRAFAGPGASAPDPDRALYAETEAPRLDFGWSALRSIRRGGLKFIEAPTPELYDLAADPGESANLASRRAPDAARLAASLPTAGGAVPGPADLDPDARRRLQALGYLSGAGPAGGGPAVDPKDRVALAARIAEVTSGELAGPALEDALRAILREDPRNPQAQVRLGYALVARDRCADAVPLFRAAIAAGMPTADAYLGLAGCLAGDGKVEEAAAALAAADAVEPGNPVVAANRGTLLSDAGHPEAALDFLRRAVQADPDLHQARFGLAIALARLGRREEAAREAVVLLQRLPATAPQRAEVQRLVDALR, from the coding sequence GTGCCGGCGCGAGTGGCGGGGTGGGGCGTGGCGCTCGCGGCGTGCCTGTCCGCCGCGTGCGGCGGGCCGACGCCCGCGCCCGGGTCCGCCGGGCCGGCGGGCCCCGCGCGCCACCTCCTGCTCGTCACGATCGACACGCTACGCGCCGACCGGGTGGGGGCGTATGGCTACGCCCGGGCCAGGACGCCCGTGCTCGACGGCCTCGCCGCCGCGGGACTCAGACTCGACCGGGCGTACGCGGCTGCCCCGGTCACCTTGCCGTCCCACGCGTCCCTCCTCACGGGCCGGTATCCCCCGACGCACGGCGCCCGCCACAACGGCATCGCCCTCGCCGCCGGCCAGCCCACGCTGGCCACGCGCCTGAAGGCGGCCGGGTTCGCGACCGGCGCGTTCGTCGCGGCGTTCCCGCTGGACCACCGGTTCGGCCTCGCGGCCGGCTTCGACAGCTACGGCGATCGGCTGCCGCGGAGGGCCGACGGGCGTCCCGCGGACGAGCGTCCCGGCGAGCAGGTGGTGGACGAGGCCCTGGCATGGCGGCACGGCACCGGCGACGCCCGGACGTTCCTCTGGGTCCACCTCTTCGAGCCGCACGCCCCGTATGGCGACCCGCGGAGCGGCCGCGCGGCGGCCGATCGCTACGACGACGACGTGGCCGAAGCCGACCGGCAGGTGGGCCGGCTGCTGGCGGGCCTCGGGCCCGACCTGTCGCAGACGCTCATCGTGGCCGCCGCGGACCACGGGGAGGCGTTCGGTGAGCACGGTGAGGTGGGGCACAGCCTCTTCGTGTACGACACGACGCTCCGCGTGCCGCTCGTGCTGCGTGGGCCAGGCGTCGGGCGGGCGGTCGACACCCACGCCGTGTCGCTCGTGGACGTCCTGCCGACCGTGCTCGGGCTTCTCGGCGTGCCTCCGCCTTCGCCAGGCGACATCGACGGCCGCGCGTTTGCCGGGCCGGGGGCGTCCGCGCCCGATCCCGATCGCGCCCTCTACGCCGAGACCGAGGCCCCGCGACTGGACTTCGGGTGGAGCGCCTTGCGATCCATCCGCCGCGGCGGACTGAAGTTCATCGAGGCGCCGACGCCTGAACTCTACGATCTGGCGGCCGATCCGGGGGAGTCCGCGAATCTCGCGTCTCGCCGCGCGCCCGATGCGGCCCGGCTCGCCGCCTCGCTGCCCACGGCGGGAGGCGCGGTCCCGGGCCCCGCCGACCTCGATCCCGACGCGCGGCGCCGGCTGCAGGCCCTGGGGTATCTCTCGGGGGCAGGGCCAGCGGGCGGCGGGCCCGCGGTCGACCCGAAGGACCGCGTCGCGCTGGCGGCGCGCATCGCGGAAGTGACGTCGGGCGAGCTCGCGGGCCCCGCCCTCGAGGACGCGCTCCGGGCGATCCTCCGGGAGGACCCGCGCAACCCGCAGGCGCAGGTGCGGCTCGGCTACGCGCTCGTCGCCCGCGACCGGTGCGCGGACGCGGTCCCGCTCTTCCGGGCAGCCATCGCCGCCGGCATGCCGACGGCCGACGCCTATCTGGGCCTGGCTGGATGCCTCGCCGGCGACGGCAAGGTCGAGGAGGCGGCAGCCGCCCTGGCGGCCGCGGACGCCGTGGAGCCCGGCAACCCCGTGGTGGCGGCCAATCGCGGCACGCTCTTGTCGGATGCCGGCCACCCGGAGGCCGCGCTCGACTTCCTTCGGCGGGCGGTGCAGGCCGACCCCGACCTGCACCAGGCGCGCTTCGGCCTGGCCATCGCCCTGGCCCGGCTGGGGCGTCGCGAAGAGGCGGCGCGGGAAGCCGTCGTCCTGCTCCAGCGCCTGCCGGCGACCGCCCCGCAGCGTGCGGAGGTGCAGCGCCTCGTCGACGCCCTCCGCTGA
- a CDS encoding TonB-dependent receptor, translated as MKRYILAALASVVLCATVAAAQQTAGNVTGRITDAQNAAIPGVTVVARNIATGLTRTDVTDGEGIYRLSSLPVGTYDISAELSGFAGVESKGIVVNVGQTIDLPFSLRVATVQETVTVTGETPLIQTTSSSVGGVVDVGRIESLPLNGRQFANLAATVPGVGLGFHSDPTKSTQYAPQIGGGNGRNLNYQIDGGDNNDDTVGGLLQLFPLEAIQEFNILTSRYKAEYGRSNGGVMNIVTKSGTNNLRGSWFTLGRDKAMNAVTQSELAAGGDKQDYRRYQFGGSFGGPLVKDKVHYFGAAERTQQDTKQIVDTRGLFPGEDGIFDTPYRENLITGKITASLNPANYLAVRYGRNQNSQPYGADPQTPVNGWGTSENKFNSMNLNHNWVLGGSMLNEVIVQYADFSNAISANSSDPTQTFPNGVSIGQNGNTPQSTQQKKWQFRDDFSWHVTGMGGLGHDMKAGINFINEPRLFITFNTGTNDYTYTHLDNNINGPISVITRNGGAAEANIPLKQYAGYIQDDWRISDRLTLNIGLRYDLITGLQVNQAKNPNFVKVQAAGAAGLLSGIKGMENFGKDPKDDTNNIQPRLGFAYDLKGDGQDLIRGGWGVYYDMGYTNSNVLFAAIDATGIGSGSIFNVDNPSGIRNPDGSFYQIGQPIANIASQNQANASALPLIGQFLDPRLQMPYTRQASLGWSHQFTTSMVFSLDLVRNDARDLNVRPRINTRPVNQPTAPRRLAFLDLQPNAAGTRPAISAGKGRYQAAIFSVQRRMSNGLQFTANYTLAEAKSTVGTAGDELNSNNLQDAALLYDDPKVFGPTSRTDARHSGTLSAVWQAPFGISVSPIVLFRSPLPVSITEGLDTNSNGERNDLPAKAYQFDGIGKAPKEIGDCKTWNCGRGAWRTQANLRVSKSFSLGGSARIEAIGEIFNMFNAKNPSTFTTTRLLGTGAPNPDFMQPQEYSGDFQNPEQRVGQIGFRFSF; from the coding sequence ATGAAGAGGTACATACTGGCGGCGCTCGCCAGCGTGGTGCTGTGTGCGACCGTCGCGGCTGCGCAGCAGACCGCGGGCAACGTCACCGGACGCATCACCGACGCCCAGAACGCCGCCATCCCCGGCGTCACCGTGGTCGCCCGCAACATCGCGACCGGCCTCACCCGCACGGACGTCACCGACGGCGAAGGCATCTACCGGCTGAGTTCGCTGCCCGTCGGCACCTACGACATCTCGGCCGAGCTCTCGGGCTTCGCCGGCGTCGAGAGCAAGGGCATCGTGGTGAACGTGGGCCAGACCATCGACCTGCCGTTCTCCCTGCGGGTCGCGACCGTGCAGGAGACCGTCACGGTCACGGGCGAGACGCCCCTCATCCAGACGACCTCGTCGTCGGTGGGCGGCGTGGTGGACGTGGGCCGGATCGAGAGCCTGCCCCTGAACGGCCGCCAGTTCGCCAACCTCGCCGCGACCGTGCCCGGCGTGGGCCTCGGCTTCCACAGCGACCCGACCAAGAGCACGCAGTACGCGCCGCAGATCGGCGGCGGCAACGGCCGCAACCTCAACTACCAGATCGACGGCGGCGACAACAACGACGACACGGTCGGCGGCCTGCTGCAGCTCTTCCCGCTCGAGGCCATCCAGGAGTTCAACATCCTCACGTCACGCTACAAGGCCGAGTACGGCCGCAGCAATGGCGGCGTGATGAACATCGTCACCAAGAGCGGCACGAACAACCTGCGCGGCAGCTGGTTCACGCTCGGCCGCGACAAGGCGATGAACGCCGTCACCCAGAGCGAGCTCGCCGCGGGTGGCGACAAGCAGGACTACCGGCGCTACCAGTTCGGCGGCTCGTTCGGCGGCCCGCTGGTGAAGGACAAGGTCCACTACTTCGGCGCGGCCGAGCGCACGCAGCAGGACACGAAGCAGATCGTGGACACGCGCGGCCTCTTCCCTGGGGAGGACGGCATCTTCGACACGCCCTACCGAGAGAACCTCATCACGGGCAAGATCACGGCGAGCCTGAACCCGGCCAACTATCTGGCCGTCCGCTACGGGCGCAACCAGAACTCGCAGCCCTACGGCGCCGATCCGCAGACGCCCGTCAACGGCTGGGGCACGAGCGAGAACAAGTTCAACTCGATGAACCTGAACCACAACTGGGTGCTCGGCGGCTCGATGCTGAACGAAGTCATCGTGCAGTACGCGGACTTCAGCAACGCGATCAGCGCCAACAGCTCCGATCCCACGCAGACGTTCCCGAACGGCGTCAGCATCGGCCAGAACGGCAACACGCCCCAGTCCACCCAGCAGAAGAAGTGGCAGTTCCGTGATGACTTCTCCTGGCACGTCACCGGGATGGGCGGCCTCGGCCACGACATGAAGGCCGGCATCAACTTCATCAACGAGCCGCGCCTGTTCATCACGTTCAACACCGGCACGAACGACTACACCTACACGCACCTCGACAACAACATCAACGGGCCGATCTCGGTGATCACCAGGAACGGCGGCGCGGCCGAGGCGAACATCCCGCTCAAGCAGTACGCGGGCTACATCCAGGACGACTGGCGCATCTCCGACCGCCTCACCCTGAACATCGGCCTGCGCTACGACCTCATCACGGGCCTGCAGGTGAACCAGGCGAAGAATCCCAACTTCGTGAAGGTGCAGGCCGCGGGCGCCGCGGGTCTCCTGTCCGGGATCAAGGGCATGGAGAACTTCGGGAAGGACCCGAAGGACGACACGAACAACATCCAGCCCCGCCTCGGATTCGCCTACGACCTGAAGGGCGACGGCCAGGATCTCATCCGCGGCGGCTGGGGCGTCTACTACGACATGGGCTACACGAACTCGAACGTGCTGTTCGCGGCGATCGACGCGACGGGCATCGGGTCCGGCTCGATCTTCAACGTGGACAACCCGTCGGGCATCCGCAATCCCGACGGCAGCTTCTACCAGATCGGCCAGCCCATCGCGAACATCGCGAGCCAGAACCAGGCCAACGCGAGCGCGCTGCCGCTCATCGGCCAGTTCCTGGATCCGCGCCTGCAGATGCCCTACACGCGTCAGGCCTCGCTCGGCTGGTCGCACCAGTTCACGACGAGCATGGTCTTCAGCCTGGACCTGGTGCGCAACGACGCGCGCGACCTGAACGTCCGGCCGCGCATCAACACGCGCCCGGTGAACCAGCCGACGGCGCCCCGCCGTCTGGCATTCCTCGACCTGCAGCCGAACGCGGCGGGCACCCGCCCAGCCATCAGCGCGGGCAAGGGCCGGTACCAGGCGGCGATCTTCTCGGTGCAGCGCCGCATGTCCAACGGGCTCCAGTTCACGGCCAACTACACGCTGGCCGAGGCCAAGAGCACGGTCGGCACGGCCGGTGACGAGCTGAACTCCAACAACCTGCAGGACGCGGCGCTGCTCTACGACGACCCGAAGGTGTTCGGGCCGACGAGCCGCACCGACGCCCGCCACAGCGGCACGCTCTCGGCCGTGTGGCAGGCGCCGTTCGGCATCAGCGTGTCGCCCATCGTCCTGTTCCGCTCGCCGCTCCCGGTGTCGATCACCGAGGGCCTCGACACCAACAGCAACGGCGAGCGCAACGACCTGCCCGCCAAGGCCTACCAGTTCGACGGCATCGGCAAGGCGCCGAAGGAAATCGGCGACTGCAAGACGTGGAACTGCGGCCGCGGCGCCTGGCGCACGCAGGCCAACCTGCGCGTGTCGAAGTCGTTCTCGCTCGGCGGCTCGGCGCGCATCGAGGCGATTGGCGAGATCTTCAACATGTTCAACGCCAAGAACCCGTCCACGTTCACCACGACGCGCCTCCTCGGCACGGGCGCGCCGAACCCGGACTTCATGCAGCCGCAGGAGTACTCGGGCGACTTCCAGAACCCCGAGCAGCGTGTCGGCCAGATCGGGTTCCGGTTCTCGTTCTAG
- a CDS encoding sulfatase-like hydrolase/transferase, with product MANGRWLAGLVCAVIASGGAACRTPQPPPVPRPVVLITIDTWRADRLTADVAPELARFAATGVRFTNARTAVPLTLPSHATLLTGRTPPAHGVHVNGQRLDGDVPTLGAALGAAGYQTAAFVGAYVLDGRFGLSRGFGTYDDRVARDWRRAERLDAERPATTVVDAALAWLEAAPPGPFFLWVHLYDPHAPYDPPEPYRTRFAGRPYDGEVAYASAEAGRLLAGLETRGRLDDAVVVLAGDHGEGLGDHGESTHGMLAYDATLRVPLVVRAPGLTPAEQAAPVSLADVAGTVLRLSRTGATLPGGSARDLFDGDTSAEVYAETEYPATAGWHPLQVLAGASRKLIRSSTIEFYDVGADPGETTDLAARETAAARAAVARLTQRAVGSRPSERPSAEAEARLRSLGYASGPSARDVAAHAPNPASAIEDWAAFERISAADGGAGDLATLGALAGRYPDGFVFATTYARALAARGRHAEAVRVLKDAAARFPPDAALFHDLAVAARAAGDSGEALRAELAALAIDASYPAAQHGLGLLQTDAGRHGEARAAYAKAADLDPSNAAYWSDLGNACRDAGDPRAAEQAYDRALAVAPSYGDALNGRGVLLVQAGRPAEAIAWFTRALDAAPDLYEARLNLGIAYQMSGRTRDAVAALQDVLRRAPATAARERQAAGELLRSIGPGR from the coding sequence GTGGCGAACGGCCGATGGCTGGCGGGGCTCGTCTGCGCGGTGATTGCGTCCGGCGGCGCGGCGTGCCGGACGCCGCAGCCGCCGCCCGTGCCGCGGCCCGTCGTCCTCATCACCATCGACACGTGGCGGGCCGACCGGCTGACGGCGGACGTGGCGCCGGAGCTGGCGCGCTTCGCCGCGACGGGCGTGCGCTTCACCAACGCACGCACGGCCGTGCCGCTCACGCTGCCCTCGCACGCAACGCTCCTGACGGGCCGGACGCCGCCGGCCCACGGCGTCCACGTGAACGGGCAGCGGCTCGACGGCGACGTCCCGACGCTGGGCGCGGCGCTGGGCGCAGCGGGCTACCAGACGGCGGCGTTCGTCGGGGCGTACGTCCTGGACGGACGTTTCGGCCTCTCCCGAGGCTTTGGCACCTACGACGATCGCGTGGCCCGCGACTGGCGGCGCGCCGAGCGGCTCGACGCGGAGCGGCCCGCCACGACCGTGGTGGACGCGGCGCTCGCCTGGCTCGAGGCGGCGCCGCCCGGCCCTTTCTTCCTCTGGGTGCATCTCTACGACCCGCACGCGCCCTACGACCCACCCGAGCCCTACCGGACGCGCTTTGCCGGACGGCCCTACGACGGCGAGGTCGCCTACGCGAGCGCAGAGGCCGGCCGCCTGCTGGCGGGGCTCGAGACTCGCGGCCGCCTGGACGACGCGGTCGTCGTCCTCGCCGGCGATCACGGCGAGGGCCTGGGCGACCACGGTGAGTCCACGCACGGCATGCTCGCGTACGACGCGACGCTGCGGGTCCCCCTGGTCGTCCGCGCCCCCGGCCTGACGCCCGCCGAGCAGGCGGCGCCCGTATCGCTGGCCGATGTCGCGGGCACGGTGCTGCGCCTGTCGCGCACCGGAGCGACGCTCCCGGGCGGGTCGGCGCGCGATCTCTTCGACGGGGACACGTCCGCGGAGGTCTACGCGGAGACCGAGTACCCGGCGACCGCGGGCTGGCATCCGCTGCAGGTGCTGGCCGGCGCCTCGCGGAAGTTGATCCGCTCCTCGACGATCGAGTTCTACGACGTGGGGGCCGATCCAGGAGAGACGACGGACCTGGCGGCGCGCGAGACGGCGGCGGCGCGAGCGGCGGTGGCCAGGCTGACGCAGCGGGCGGTCGGGAGCCGCCCGTCGGAGCGCCCGTCGGCCGAAGCCGAAGCGCGGCTGCGCTCGCTCGGTTATGCGTCGGGGCCCTCGGCGCGCGACGTCGCGGCCCACGCGCCGAATCCCGCGTCCGCCATCGAGGATTGGGCTGCGTTCGAGCGGATCTCCGCGGCCGACGGCGGCGCCGGCGATCTGGCGACCCTCGGCGCGCTGGCCGGCCGGTACCCGGACGGGTTCGTGTTCGCCACGACCTACGCGCGGGCGCTCGCCGCGCGCGGACGTCATGCGGAGGCCGTCCGAGTCCTGAAAGACGCCGCCGCCCGGTTCCCGCCCGACGCCGCCCTCTTCCACGATCTGGCGGTCGCGGCCCGGGCCGCCGGGGATTCCGGCGAGGCGCTTCGGGCGGAGCTGGCGGCGCTGGCGATCGACGCCTCCTATCCGGCGGCCCAGCACGGCCTGGGCCTGCTGCAGACCGATGCGGGCCGACACGGTGAGGCCCGCGCCGCCTACGCCAAGGCCGCCGACCTCGACCCGTCGAACGCCGCGTACTGGAGCGACCTCGGCAACGCCTGCCGGGACGCCGGGGATCCGCGCGCCGCCGAACAGGCCTACGACCGCGCGCTGGCCGTCGCCCCCTCGTACGGCGATGCCCTCAACGGCCGTGGCGTGCTCCTGGTGCAGGCCGGACGCCCCGCCGAGGCCATCGCCTGGTTCACGCGCGCGCTCGACGCCGCCCCGGACCTGTACGAGGCGCGGCTGAACCTCGGGATCGCGTACCAGATGAGCGGCCGCACCCGCGACGCCGTGGCCGCGCTGCAGGACGTCCTGCGGCGGGCCCCGGCGACGGCCGCGCGGGAGCGCCAGGCGGCTGGGGAACTGCTCCGCTCGATCGGACCGGGGCGATAG